The Deinococcus aerolatus sequence TATTACAAAACCTTTATGAGATCAAAAGCCAAGCAAGTGGCAACGATCCCGAAAGGAAGATTGTTCTTCTTGACCAAGAAAGTTACTCCGAAGACAGTATTGACAATCTGGAGATTGTTATTGGGTTCGGAATTAAGGAAAAAATTTCTATCAATAAACGAGGCTACTCAGGGCTCGAGATCAGAGATGCATTACATGATATTATAGACGATTCGCTCATCGAACAGGGATACAAGCCAGAAGAGATACTTTCTGAATTTATAGATGATAGATTTGACTCTCTTACGTATGTTCCAATATGTAAGTATCTCCATTTATCGGGCCGTTTTGAGAAGCCAAATCCTTTTGAAGGGATTGAGGGCGTCAGAAAGATATATAATAGAATTACGCGCGAGCAAGGATACTCTCGTTACTATACTTCTGCCGCCACTGCAAGAAAAGAGAAGATGAGACTTTATCCCACCTTCTCCTCTTTTATAGCTATGCCGTATTGGATAGTGAATTTGCGCACAATTTAAGTGCATTCATTGAAGTGCATGGCGAAACAGCAATCGACTTAACCCTCTTGAAAGATTTCTACAGGTACAATCTAGCATCTGGAGATTTTGATAAACTACCAGCGGTATATAAACCGAAGCTTATATGCATGTTTGATAAGATGGCCTACGGTAGAAAGGTTTCATAGTTAATGCACCCAGGCTATCAAAAAGCAAGCTTGCTGGCACTTTTTAATAGCCTTCTGCACACCGTGTGGGGACTACTGCCGCAGGGTCACTTCGAGCTGCTGAGACTCCAAGTCGTACTCGCACAGGAACTCGGTCCTGAGCATCGCCCCGAAGCTGTTCTGGCTGTCCACCCACCCTGACCAGTCTTTGTTGCCGTTCTCGTAGGTGGTGATCGCCGCTGCGGCTTCCATCGTGCCTGGGAATTTCGCCGTTGAGGGAGATTTGAGGCGCGAGCGGACGAGGTTCTCGCACTTCACGAGCATCGTGCCGTCATCCAGTTCCTTAGCGGCACGAGCTGCCTTGGCCTGCGCTACAGCCTGTGCAGCCGCAGCGTCACGGGCTTTTCGCGCTTCTGCTGCTTTCTGCGCGGCGATCTCCTCAGCCGTGATCTGCTTCAGGTCGATCGTCACAGCTTTTTGCTGCTCAGCGTCGAATTTCACGGACTCCGAGTGATAGCCCGCTGCGCTCGCTTCGACGGTATACGTCAGATCGTTCAGCGGCAGCTTCACAGGTGACTGTGTGAACGTCTGCCCGTCCACCTTCACAGTGGCGTTGGCTGGCGTCACCGTGATAGTCACCTCGCTTTCAGGCATCAGCGCCCCGCCTATCGCCGTCACGATGAACCCGCCGACCAACAAGCCTACATGGGGACAGGGGAGACCCTGTTGCCGGACCCACTAGGCCTGAGCTTCTCCCGCCAGATGCAGCCAGGTGCTCAGCACCGAGTCCGGATTCAGGCTCACCGAGTCGATGCCCTGGTCCATCAGCCACTGGGCCAGCGCCGGGTGATCGCTGGGCCCCTGACCGCAGATGCCGATGTACTTGCCCTGTTTCTTGGCGGCGGCAATGGCCTGCGCCATCAGCGCCAGCACCGCCGGGTCCTGCTCGTCGAACAGGTCCGCCACCAGCCCCGAGTCACGGTCCAGCGCCAGCGTCAGCTGGGTCAGATCATTGCTGCCGATGGAAAAGCCGTCGAAGTGTTCCAGGAACTGCTCGGCCAGAATGGCGTTGCTGGGGATCTCGCACATCATGATGATCTTCAGTTCGTTCACGCCGCGCTTGAGGCCGTTCTTCTCCAGAATCTCCAGCACGGTTTTCGCCTCGCCCACGGTGCGGACGAAGGGAATCATTATTTGCACGTTGGTCAGGCCCATGTCGTCGCGCACGGCCCGCATGGCGTCGCACTCCAGCGCGAAGGCAGCGGCGAAGTCGGGGCTGCGGTAGCGGCTGGCCCCCCGGAAGCCGATCATCGGGTTTTCCTCGTGTGGCTCGTAGGCCGCGCCGCCGATCAGGTGGGCGTACTCGTTGCTCTTGAAGTCGCTCAGACGTACGATCACCGGTTTGGGCGCAAACGCAGCGGCGATGTTCGCCACGCCTTCCATCAGCTTGTCGCGGAAGAAGTCGCGCGGCGAGGCGTAGCCGCGGATGCGCTCCTCGATCTGGGCCTTCACGTCCTGGGGCACGTCCGGGTAATCCAGCAGGGCGCGCGGGTGGACGCCGATCACGTTCGAGCAGATGAATTCCACGCGGGCCAGCCCCACGCCCTCGTTGGGCAGCGCGGCAAACGAGAAGGCGCGGTCCGGCGAGGCCACGTTCATCATGATCTTCATCGGCACGTCGGGCATGGCGTCCAGCTCGATGCGGTGAACCTTGAAGTCGCGCTGGCCCTCGTACACGTAGCCGGTGTCGCCCTCGGCGCACGACACCGTGACGGTCTGGCCGCTTTTCAACTCGCGGGTGGCGTTGCCGCTGCCCACCACGGCGGGAATGCCCAACTCGCGGGCGATGATCGCGGCGTGGCAGGTGCGCCCGCCCCGGTTGGTCACGATGGCGCTGGCGCGTTTCATCACCGGTTCCCAGTCGGGGTCCGTCATGTCGGCCACCAGCACGTCGCCGTCCTGCACGCTGTCCATCTGCGAGATGTCGCTCACCACGCGCACGGCGCCGCTGCCCACGCGGTTGCCCACGGCGCGGCCCTCCACCAGCACGGTGCCGCCGCCGCTGATCTCGAAGCGCTCCAGCGTGCGCCCGCTGCGGCTCTGCACCGTTTCCGGGCGGGCCTGGAGGATATAGATCTGGCCGTCACGCCCGTCCTTGCCCCACTCGATGTCCATGGGGCGTTCGTAGTGCTCCTCGATGGCGACGCACTGCCGCGCCAGCTCGGTCAAGTCGGCGTCACTCAGGCAGAAGCGCTGGGCGTCTTCCGGGGACACGTCCACGCTGTCCACGCCGCCCCCCTGTATGTCAGAGGCGGCGTAGATCATCTTGCGGGCCTTGCTGCCCAGGGTGCGGCGCAGCACGGCCTGCTTGCCCGCCTTCAAGGCGGGTTTGTACACGAAGAACTCGTCAGGATTAATCGCGCCCTGTACCACCAGCTCACCCAGGCCGTAGGCCGCAGTGACCAGCACCGCGTCGCGGTAGCCGCTCTCGGTGTCGAGGGTAAAGGCCACGCCCGACACGCCCAGATCGGTGCGGACCATGCGCTGAATCCCGGCGGACAGCGCCACTTCCGCGTGCGCGAAGTCGTGGTGAACGCGGTAGCTGATGGCGCGGTCGTTGTACAGGCTGGCGAACACCAGACGGACATGGTGCAGCACGCTGTCGATGCCGCGCACATTTAGAAAGGTCTCCTGCTGCCCGGCGAAACTGGCTTCCGGCAGGTCCTCGGCAGTGGCGCTGGAGCGCACGGCCACGTCGGGGTCGGGTACGCCGGACTCGCGGGCCATGCCCTCGTAGTCGGCGCGAATGGCGTCCTCCAGCGCCCTGGGCAGCGCCGCCGCCTCCACCCAGCCGCGAATCTCCTTGCCCGCAGCCGCCAGGGCCACCACGTCGTTCACGTCCAGCGCCGAGAGGCGGGCGTTGATCTTTTCCTCAATCTTGTTCTCGGTCAGAAAGGCGCGGAAGGCGTCGGCGGTGGTGGCAAAGCCGCCCGGCACCCGCACGCCGGCCCCGGCCAGCCCGTGAATCATCTCGCCGATGGAGGCGTTCTTGCCGCCCACCACCTCCACATCGGTCATCCTTAGTGTCTGAAACGCTCTGGTCATTTGCATGGGTTTTCTCCGTTGGTGTGGGGAAGAACGTGCGGGGGAAGGCTGGATTAGTGTTGGGGAACCCCCACAGTTTAGCGGGTCGGCCAGTCCTGGGCGCAGGCTGTTCCGCTGAGGGAGACACCCGGCCACGAACGTGTCACCCTGGGGCCATGCCCACCCCACCACCGCCCACCCGCCCGGTGCTGATCGTCAGTGACCACACTGGCCTGACCGCCGACAACATTGCCCGCGCGCTTCTGTCGCACTTCCCGGGGCAGCCGCTGCGCTACGTCGCGCGGCCCTTCACGGCGGACGTGGCGGCGGCGCGGGCCGTGGCGCAGGAGGTCAGGGCGATGAGCGAGGCCGGGCAGCGCCCGATTCTCTTTACCACCGTGACCCAGCCGGAGGTGCTGGCCGAATTGCAGGCCGCCCCCGCCCGCCTGTTCGACCTGCTGACCCCCGGCATCAATGAGCTGGAGGCCGAGCTGGGGCAGACGGCGGCGCGTACAGTGGGCGGCTACCACGACATGCACGACACCGGCGCATACCTGGGCCGCATGGAGGCGCTGGATTTTGCCCTGGCCACCGACGACGGCGTGGGGGACCGGCAGTACGGGCTGGCCGACGTGATTCTGGTGGGCGTCAGCCGGGTGGGCAAGACCCCCACCAGCCTGTTTCTGGCCTTGCAGCACGGCATTCGCGCCAGCAACTACCCGCTGGCCGAGGACGATTTTGAACGCGAGAGCCTGCCTCAGCCGCTGGCGGCCCACCGCGACAAGCTTTACGGCCTGACCATCGATCCGCGAAGGTTGCACGCCATCCGCACCCAGCGCAAGGCGGGCAGCCGCTACGCCAGTCCCGAGCAGTGCGAGTTCGAGGTCCGCCGCGCCGAACGGCTGTTTCAGCGGGTGGGCCTGCCGGTGCGCGACACCACCAGCACCAGCGTCGAGGAGATCGCGGCAGGCATCCTGAGCGCGTTGCGGCGGCGCTAAAACTGGCAGCGGTTTCACCCCTTCGCCGCAGCCCTGCCCCTGACAAATGCCCGGAACCCGCTGGGCGTCAGGCCCACCGCGCCCTTGAACGCGCGGGCAAAGGCGCTGTGGTCAAAGTAGCCGCAGTCCACGGCGATCTGCGCCACCAACAGCTCGGTGCGGGCCAGCAGGGCCGTGGCGGCCTCGATGCGGGTGCGGGTGAGCAGTTGCGAGGGCGTCAGGCCGTACACCCGCCGGACCTGGCGCTCGAAGGTGCTGACGCTCAGGCCGGCGGCGCGGGCCAGGTCCGGCACGGTCAGCGGCGCGGCGTATCCGGTTTCTATCCGGGCGGTGGCGGCGGCCAGCCCCCGGGCCGAGGCGTGGGAGCGTGGCAGGTGCAGATCGCGCGACAGCCCCAGCAGGCCCGCCGGGGCGCGGGGGTCCCCCAGCGTGCGTTTGGTGGTCAGGCACCAGCCCGCCTTGCCGCCGGGATACAGGTGCAGTTCCAGGTGTTCGGTCAGGGTGCGGCCCGCCAGAACCGCCGTGTCCTGCTGGCTGTAGGCGTTCCCTAGCGACGCCGGAAAGACCTCGCTGGCGCGCAGGCCAAGGACGGCGGAGGCCGGACGGCTCAGCCGATCCAGCAGCGTGCGGTTGGCATACAGGTAGCGGCCCTGTGCATCTTTCACGAAGGTCACGGTGTCGGGCAGATAGTCCAGGACGTCCAGCAGCGCGTCCAGACCTAGCTGCCGGATCGCCTCTGGCAGTGTGCTGGGCCGTTGCGCGTTGCTGGCGGCAGGGGAGAACACGGGCATACCCCATTGTGCCGAATTCGGCAGATAGGTCCGTGAAGTTCGCCAAGACAGATGACCGGCCACGGGCGTAACGTAAGGCATGTCGCCCGCCGCCCTGTCCACGGTCACGCACCGCCTCTCCTTCGTGGATTCCCATTCGGCGGGCGAGCCGACCCGCGTGGTGCTGGGCGGCTTTCCGGAGTTGCCGGGCGAGACCCTGGCGCAGCAACGCGAGGCCCTGACGGGTGACTTTGACCGCTGGCGCACGCTGGTCAACCTGGAGCCGCGCGGCAACGACGTGCTGGTCAGTGCCCTGCTGTTGCCGCCGAAACAGCCGGACTGCGTGACGGGGGTCATCTACTTCAACAACGCCGGGCCGTTGGGCATGTGCGGGCACGGCACGATGGGCGTGGTGGCGACGCTGGCGTACCTGGGGCGCATCGGCCCTGGCGATCACCGCATCGAGACCCCGGTGGGCGTGGTGACCGCCACCCTGCACGGCGATGGCCGCGTCAGCGTGGCGAACGTGCCTGCCTTTCGGCACCTGCAGGACGTGGCTGTGACCGTGGAGGGACTGGGCGAGGTGCGCGGCGACGTGGCCTGGGGCGGCAACTGGTTCTATCTGGTGGACGTGGGTGCTCGGGCGTTGACCATGGGTGACCTCCCGGACCTGACCGACGAGACGCTGCGAATTCGTCAGGCATTGCAAGCAGCAGGCATCACCGGAAAGGACGGCGCGGAGATCGACCACATCGAACTGTTCAGCCATGCGGGCGGGGTCCAGCGCAATTTCGTGATGTGCCCGGGCGGCGCGTATGACCGCAGCCCCTGCGGCACCGGCACCAGCGCCAAGCTGGCGTGTCTGGCCGCAGATGGCAGGCTGGAACCCGGACAGATCTGGCGGCAGGAAAGCGTGATCGGCAGCGTGTTCGAGGGGCAGTATTCGCTGCACGCTGGGCAGGTGCATCCGGTCATCACCGGGCGGGCCTTCGTCACCATGCAGGGCGAACTGCTTGTTCAGCCGGGCGATCCCTTCGCCTGGGGCATCCGGCCAGGGGAGGGGTGAGCGCCCTGCACGCTGTGGTGATCGGGGGCGGCATGGTGGGCGCAGCCTGCGCGGACGCCCTGGCGCGGCAAGGCGCGCGGGTGACGGTGCTGGAGCCGGGGCCGGTGGGCGGCGGCGCGACGGCGGCGGGCATGGGCCACCTGGTGGTGATGGACGACAGTCCCGCGCAACTGGCCCTGACCGCCCATAGCCTGGAACTGTGGGAGATGCTGGCGCGGGACCTGCCCCCCCAGGCCGATCACCGCGCCTGTGGCACGCTGTGGGTGGCGAGTGACGATGAGGAACTGGCGGCAGTGGAACCCAAACGGCAGGCATATCTGGCCGCAGGTCGGGAGGCAACGCTGCTTGACGCCGCCGAACTGGCCTGCGCCGAACCCGGACTGCGCCCTGGACTGGCCGGAGCATTGCGCGTGCCGGGGGACAGCGTGGTGTATGCCCCGGTGGCCGCCCAGTTCCTGCTGACGCGCGCGGGGGCCACCGTGCGGCCCGAGAAGGTCGCGGCATTGATCGACGGGGGCGTACGGTTAGACGGCGGCGAAATCCTGCATGCCGACGTGGTGGTGGTGGCGAACGGCATCGGGGCGGCGGCACTGCTGCCCGAGCTGCCCCTGCGCCAGCGCAAGGGCCACCTGCTGATCACCGAACGCGGCGCCCCGCAGGTCAACCACCAGCTGGTCGAACTGGGCTACCTGAAAAGCGCCCACGGCGGCGACGGGGACAGCGTGGCCTTCAACGTGCAGCCGCGCCCCACCGGGCAACTGCTGGTCGGCTCCAGCCGTCAGTTCGGGCAGCCGGAGCGCAGCATCGACTGGCCGCTGCTGCGCCGGATGCTGCGCCGCGCCGCCGGGTTTCTGCCTGCGCTGGCGCAGACCTCCGCCCTGCGGGTGTGGACGGGGCAGCGCTGCGCGACACCTGATCATCTGCCGCTGGTTGGGCCGCATCCGTTTCTCAGCGGCGTGTTTCTCGCCACGGGTCACGAGGGGCTGGGCATCACCACCGCGCTGGGCACGGCGGAGCTGCTGTCGGCACACCTGTTTGGAACCCCCTCTGCATTGCTGGCCCACGACTTCACTCCAATGCGCTTTGGGCGCGTCCCGGAGGCCGTCCATGCCTGAGCTGACGCTGGAGGGGATGCGGGTCACCGCCCGGCCCGGAACCACCGTGCTGGCCGCCCTTCAGAACGCGGGCCTCTCGCCGCTGCGCTTCAGCCTCGGCGGCGAAAGTCGCGGGGCGCTGTGTGGCATGGGCAGCTGTGCCGAATGCCGCGCGGTGGTGGACGGCCTGACCGTGCGAACGTGCCTGACCCCCGTGCGGGACGGTCAGGACGTGCGCCGCCTGCTGGAGGTGAGCCGTGAAGACTGACCTGTGGGACGCCGTGGTGGTGGGCGCTGGGCCCGCCGGACTGATGTCAGCGCTCACGACGGCCCAGGGTGGCCTGGGCGTCCTGCTGCTGGACGCCCAGCCGGGTCCCGGCGGGCAGATCTGGCGCGGCGCGGCGGCGGGTCAGAAGGGGGCTGCGGGCGAGCTGCTGCGTGCGGTAGCGACCCATCCCGCCATCACCGTTCTGGGCGGCGCGGAGGTCATCGCGGCGGAGGCAGGTGGGCGGACACACACGTTGACCGTCACCTCTGCGGCGGGGCTGCGGCAGATTCACGCTTCACGAATCATTCTCGCCACCGGGGCCACCGAACGCTTCCTGCCCTTCGACGGCTGGACGCTGCCCGGCGTCGTCGGCGCGGGCGGGCTGCAGGCCATGAGCAAGGGAGGGCTGGACGTGCGCGGCCGGCGGGTGGTGGTGGCCGGATCGGGGCCGCTGCTGCTGGCGGTAGCGGCGGGCCTGCGGCACAAGGGAGCGCGGGTGCTGGCGGTGGCTGAACAGGCGGGTTTACCGGCGGTGGCCGCCTTCGGCGTGGCGGCGGCGAGGCTGCCCGGCAAATCGCGTGAGGCGCTGGCCCTCGCCGCCGGACTGCTGGGCGTGCCGTACTGGGCTGGCTGCGCCGTGGTCCGTGCCAGCGGGCAGCATGGGCTCCAGAGCGTGACCCTGCGGCGCGGACGGCGCGAGGTCACCCTGGACTGCGACTACTTGGCCGTCGGCTTCGGGCTGGTGCCAGACACCCGCGTGGCGGCGCTGCTGGGCTGCCCGCTGGACGGCGCGGGCGCGGTGCACGTCAATGCCTGGCAGGCGACGGGCGTTTCCGGCGTCTATGCCGCCGGGGAGGTCTGCGGCATCGGCGGCGTGGACGGGGCGCTGCTGGAAGGCTTCGTGGCCGGGTGCGCCGCGGGCGGTCAGATCGAGCGGCTGCACGATGCGCCGCGCCGCGCCGGGCTTCAGCGCCGCTTTCAGGCCACGCTGGAACGCTCGTTTGCGTTGCGCCCGGCCCAATTGCCCACGCCATCCCCCCGGACCATCGTCTGCCGCTGCGAGGACGTGCGGCACGGCGAGTTGCGCGGTTTCACGGACTGGACGGCGGCCAAGCTCCAGACCCGCTGCGGCATGGGCGCGTGCCAGGGCCGGGTCTGCGGCCCCGCCACCGAGACCCTGTACGGCTGGCATTTCGGGGGCGTCCGCGCCCCGCTGCTGCCGCTCCCACTGGCCCAGTTGTTGGATGAACCCACCACCCTCAGTCCACCGTGAATGCTGATCCGAGACCCCCCAGATGCGTCGCCTTCTCAACCGTAGCCCTCTCAAACAAAGGAGCCCAACCATGACCACCTCCCACCCCTTCCGCGGCGTTTTTCCCGCCATCACCACGCCCTTCAACGCCGACGGCAGCGTCGATCACGGTTTCCTGCGCGAGCACGCCCGCTGGATGATGGCCGCCGGCTGCGACGGCATGATTCCGCTGGGGTCGCTGGGCGAGACCAACACGCTGGAACTGGACGAGAAGATGGCGGTGCTGGAAACCCTGGTGGACGCGCTGGACGGCAAGCCCGTGATTCCCGGCATTGCCAGCCTCAGCACAGCAGGCGGGGTGCGGCTGGCCCAGGCAGCGCGTGACGTGGGCTGCGGCGGCCTGATGGCGCTGCCGCCCTATGTCTACACCAGCGACTGGCGCGAGATGAAGGCGCACATGGCCGCGCTGGTGGCGGCCACCGAGCTGCCCGTAATCCTCTATAACAACCCCGGCGCGTACCGCACCGACTTCCTGGCTCCGCAGATTGCCGAGCTGGCCGGAGAGCACGCCAATCTGCTGGGCGTCAAGGAGTCCAGCGGCGACGTGCGCCGCGTGACCGCGCTGCGCGCCGTGCTGCCGGAATCGGTGGACATTCTGGTGGGGCTGGACGACGCCATCGTGGAGGGCGTGGCGGCGGGGGCGACCGGCTGGGTCGCTGGCCTGATCAACGCCTACCCCGCCGAGAGCGTGCGCCTGTTCGAGCTGGCCCGTGACGGCAGGGCGAAGGAGGCGGCGGAGCTGTACCGTTGGTTCCTGCCGCTGCTGCGCCTGGACGTGGTGAACAAGTTCGTCCAGCTGATCAAGTTCGTGCAGGAGGAAACCGGTCACGGCAGCGCCCGCGTCCGCGCTCCCCGGCTGGAACTCATCGACGCCGAGAAGGCCGAGGCCCGCGCTGTCATCGAGGCCGCGTCCCGGCGTGTGCCTGCGGGGGTGGGCGCATGACCGCCCGCACCTTCCAGGCGACGAACCCGGCGACGGGGCAGCCTCTGGCCCCGGCGTTCCCGGTCACCACGCCGCAGGAAATGAAGGCACTGGTGGCGGCGGCAAAGGGTGCGGCACGCAGTTTCGCGGCCACCACGCCCACACAGCGTGCCGATTTTCTGAACGCTGCCGCGGCCGCCATTGAAGCGCGGGCCGACGCCCTCGTCGAGGCGGCAATGGGCGAGTCGGGGCTGCCCGAAGCCCGGCTGCGCGGCGAGTTGGCCCGCACCGCCAACCAGCTGCGCCTGTTCGCGGGGGTGGCGGCGGACGGCTCGTGGGTGGACGCCCGCATTGACCACGGCGACCCGGCCCGCAAGCCGCCCAAACCGGATGTCCGCAGCCTGCGCGTGCCGCTGGGCCCGGTGGCGGTCTTTGGGGCCAGCAATTTCCCGCTGGCCTTCAGCGTGGCCGGCGGCGACACGGCCTCCGCGCTGGCGGCAGGCTGCCCGGTGGTGGTCAAGGCGCATCCGGCGCACCCGGCCACCTCCGAGCTGGCGGCAGCGGCGATTCGAGAGGCGGCGGAACAGTGCGGCCTGAGTGCAGGTGTTTTCGGGATTGTCTACGAGGACGGCTATGAGCTGGGCGTGCAACTCGTCCAGCACCCCGATATTCACGCTGTCGGTTTCACTGGCTCGCGTGTGGGCGGGCTGGCGCTGGTGGCCGCCGCCCAGGCCCGCGAGGTGCCGATTCCCGTGTACGCCGAGATGAGCAGCGTCAACCCCAGCGTCTTCACGGCAGCGGCGCTGGAGGCGAACGGCGGCAGGCTGGCCGGCGGGCTGGCCGCCAGCATCAGCGGCTCGGGTGGTCAGCTGTGTACCCAGCCGGGCCTGCTGTTCGTTCTGGTGGGGGAGGCGGGGGATGCGTTTTTGAACGACGTCGCCTCCAAGTTGGACGCGACTCCAGCCTGCACGCTGCTCACAGGCGGCATCCTCAGCGCCTTCCAGAAGGGTGCGGCGGGACATCTGAAGGCGGTGGGCGTGCTGCCTCTGACCCAGGGTGCGAAGCCGGAGCGGGGCGCGCAGCCTCAGCTGCTGGGTGTGCCCATCGCGGCTTTCACCCCCGAACTGGCCGATGAGGTTTTCGGCCCCCTCAGCGTGGCGGTGCGTTATGAAAACCTGGAGGAGGTCGCGCCTGTGCTGGCCGGACTCGAAGGCCAGCTGACCGCCACCCTGCACGCCACCGACGATGAGCTCGACGGTCTGGCTGACCTGCTGCACGTCATGGGCACGCGGGCCGGGCGACTGGTCCTGAACGGCTTTCCCACGGGGGTGGAGGTGGGCCACGCCATGGTTCACGGCGGCCCCTTCCCGGCCACCAGCGACGGCGGCGGCAGCACCAG is a genomic window containing:
- a CDS encoding PEGA domain-containing protein, yielding MPESEVTITVTPANATVKVDGQTFTQSPVKLPLNDLTYTVEASAAGYHSESVKFDAEQQKAVTIDLKQITAEEIAAQKAAEARKARDAAAAQAVAQAKAARAAKELDDGTMLVKCENLVRSRLKSPSTAKFPGTMEAAAAITTYENGNKDWSGWVDSQNSFGAMLRTEFLCEYDLESQQLEVTLRQ
- the ppsA gene encoding phosphoenolpyruvate synthase; translated protein: MQMTRAFQTLRMTDVEVVGGKNASIGEMIHGLAGAGVRVPGGFATTADAFRAFLTENKIEEKINARLSALDVNDVVALAAAGKEIRGWVEAAALPRALEDAIRADYEGMARESGVPDPDVAVRSSATAEDLPEASFAGQQETFLNVRGIDSVLHHVRLVFASLYNDRAISYRVHHDFAHAEVALSAGIQRMVRTDLGVSGVAFTLDTESGYRDAVLVTAAYGLGELVVQGAINPDEFFVYKPALKAGKQAVLRRTLGSKARKMIYAASDIQGGGVDSVDVSPEDAQRFCLSDADLTELARQCVAIEEHYERPMDIEWGKDGRDGQIYILQARPETVQSRSGRTLERFEISGGGTVLVEGRAVGNRVGSGAVRVVSDISQMDSVQDGDVLVADMTDPDWEPVMKRASAIVTNRGGRTCHAAIIARELGIPAVVGSGNATRELKSGQTVTVSCAEGDTGYVYEGQRDFKVHRIELDAMPDVPMKIMMNVASPDRAFSFAALPNEGVGLARVEFICSNVIGVHPRALLDYPDVPQDVKAQIEERIRGYASPRDFFRDKLMEGVANIAAAFAPKPVIVRLSDFKSNEYAHLIGGAAYEPHEENPMIGFRGASRYRSPDFAAAFALECDAMRAVRDDMGLTNVQIMIPFVRTVGEAKTVLEILEKNGLKRGVNELKIIMMCEIPSNAILAEQFLEHFDGFSIGSNDLTQLTLALDRDSGLVADLFDEQDPAVLALMAQAIAAAKKQGKYIGICGQGPSDHPALAQWLMDQGIDSVSLNPDSVLSTWLHLAGEAQA
- a CDS encoding pyruvate, water dikinase regulatory protein; the encoded protein is MPTPPPPTRPVLIVSDHTGLTADNIARALLSHFPGQPLRYVARPFTADVAAARAVAQEVRAMSEAGQRPILFTTVTQPEVLAELQAAPARLFDLLTPGINELEAELGQTAARTVGGYHDMHDTGAYLGRMEALDFALATDDGVGDRQYGLADVILVGVSRVGKTPTSLFLALQHGIRASNYPLAEDDFERESLPQPLAAHRDKLYGLTIDPRRLHAIRTQRKAGSRYASPEQCEFEVRRAERLFQRVGLPVRDTTSTSVEEIAAGILSALRRR
- a CDS encoding AraC family transcriptional regulator, translating into MPVFSPAASNAQRPSTLPEAIRQLGLDALLDVLDYLPDTVTFVKDAQGRYLYANRTLLDRLSRPASAVLGLRASEVFPASLGNAYSQQDTAVLAGRTLTEHLELHLYPGGKAGWCLTTKRTLGDPRAPAGLLGLSRDLHLPRSHASARGLAAATARIETGYAAPLTVPDLARAAGLSVSTFERQVRRVYGLTPSQLLTRTRIEAATALLARTELLVAQIAVDCGYFDHSAFARAFKGAVGLTPSGFRAFVRGRAAAKG
- a CDS encoding proline racemase family protein — protein: MSPAALSTVTHRLSFVDSHSAGEPTRVVLGGFPELPGETLAQQREALTGDFDRWRTLVNLEPRGNDVLVSALLLPPKQPDCVTGVIYFNNAGPLGMCGHGTMGVVATLAYLGRIGPGDHRIETPVGVVTATLHGDGRVSVANVPAFRHLQDVAVTVEGLGEVRGDVAWGGNWFYLVDVGARALTMGDLPDLTDETLRIRQALQAAGITGKDGAEIDHIELFSHAGGVQRNFVMCPGGAYDRSPCGTGTSAKLACLAADGRLEPGQIWRQESVIGSVFEGQYSLHAGQVHPVITGRAFVTMQGELLVQPGDPFAWGIRPGEG
- a CDS encoding NAD(P)/FAD-dependent oxidoreductase, which codes for MSALHAVVIGGGMVGAACADALARQGARVTVLEPGPVGGGATAAGMGHLVVMDDSPAQLALTAHSLELWEMLARDLPPQADHRACGTLWVASDDEELAAVEPKRQAYLAAGREATLLDAAELACAEPGLRPGLAGALRVPGDSVVYAPVAAQFLLTRAGATVRPEKVAALIDGGVRLDGGEILHADVVVVANGIGAAALLPELPLRQRKGHLLITERGAPQVNHQLVELGYLKSAHGGDGDSVAFNVQPRPTGQLLVGSSRQFGQPERSIDWPLLRRMLRRAAGFLPALAQTSALRVWTGQRCATPDHLPLVGPHPFLSGVFLATGHEGLGITTALGTAELLSAHLFGTPSALLAHDFTPMRFGRVPEAVHA
- a CDS encoding (2Fe-2S)-binding protein, which gives rise to MPELTLEGMRVTARPGTTVLAALQNAGLSPLRFSLGGESRGALCGMGSCAECRAVVDGLTVRTCLTPVRDGQDVRRLLEVSRED
- a CDS encoding FAD-dependent oxidoreductase — translated: MKTDLWDAVVVGAGPAGLMSALTTAQGGLGVLLLDAQPGPGGQIWRGAAAGQKGAAGELLRAVATHPAITVLGGAEVIAAEAGGRTHTLTVTSAAGLRQIHASRIILATGATERFLPFDGWTLPGVVGAGGLQAMSKGGLDVRGRRVVVAGSGPLLLAVAAGLRHKGARVLAVAEQAGLPAVAAFGVAAARLPGKSREALALAAGLLGVPYWAGCAVVRASGQHGLQSVTLRRGRREVTLDCDYLAVGFGLVPDTRVAALLGCPLDGAGAVHVNAWQATGVSGVYAAGEVCGIGGVDGALLEGFVAGCAAGGQIERLHDAPRRAGLQRRFQATLERSFALRPAQLPTPSPRTIVCRCEDVRHGELRGFTDWTAAKLQTRCGMGACQGRVCGPATETLYGWHFGGVRAPLLPLPLAQLLDEPTTLSPP
- a CDS encoding dihydrodipicolinate synthase family protein, translating into MTTSHPFRGVFPAITTPFNADGSVDHGFLREHARWMMAAGCDGMIPLGSLGETNTLELDEKMAVLETLVDALDGKPVIPGIASLSTAGGVRLAQAARDVGCGGLMALPPYVYTSDWREMKAHMAALVAATELPVILYNNPGAYRTDFLAPQIAELAGEHANLLGVKESSGDVRRVTALRAVLPESVDILVGLDDAIVEGVAAGATGWVAGLINAYPAESVRLFELARDGRAKEAAELYRWFLPLLRLDVVNKFVQLIKFVQEETGHGSARVRAPRLELIDAEKAEARAVIEAASRRVPAGVGA
- a CDS encoding aldehyde dehydrogenase (NADP(+)) codes for the protein MTARTFQATNPATGQPLAPAFPVTTPQEMKALVAAAKGAARSFAATTPTQRADFLNAAAAAIEARADALVEAAMGESGLPEARLRGELARTANQLRLFAGVAADGSWVDARIDHGDPARKPPKPDVRSLRVPLGPVAVFGASNFPLAFSVAGGDTASALAAGCPVVVKAHPAHPATSELAAAAIREAAEQCGLSAGVFGIVYEDGYELGVQLVQHPDIHAVGFTGSRVGGLALVAAAQAREVPIPVYAEMSSVNPSVFTAAALEANGGRLAGGLAASISGSGGQLCTQPGLLFVLVGEAGDAFLNDVASKLDATPACTLLTGGILSAFQKGAAGHLKAVGVLPLTQGAKPERGAQPQLLGVPIAAFTPELADEVFGPLSVAVRYENLEEVAPVLAGLEGQLTATLHATDDELDGLADLLHVMGTRAGRLVLNGFPTGVEVGHAMVHGGPFPATSDGGGSTSVGSRAIERFSRLRAYQDFPDRALPPELQDANPHGLWRLVDGERRR